Genomic window (Daucus carota subsp. sativus chromosome 5, DH1 v3.0, whole genome shotgun sequence):
AGGAGGAGGGGcatcaaagtgatgatgagGATAGTTTCTACTTCAAAGGCGTCAAGCACTTGTGCGAAACTGGCGTTACACATGTTCCCAGCAAGTACATTTTACCTGTTTCGGATCGCCCTCATCTCATTAACGAACAAGATGATGTCCAAGAGCTTAATCTAAAGTTGCCGATTATTGATTTTGCAGAACTACATGGTTCCAATCGCTCTCGCGTTCTTGACTCTCTTAGGTCTGCTTGTGAAAATCATGGATTTTTTCAGGTACATTATAATGTTATCAAGGGAATATATAATTACAATGAATTAGTGTTCAAAGATCTCTagtttattgaaaaaaattccGATTAATACTTTAAAATTACTTTACTTAGAGAAATCCCAAACTAATAGGTGAACCAATAATTAGTTCTGATTCCCGATTCCTACAAGATAACTGAAAAATGCATGCAGACGCATAAAAAGGTACTAATGTGGTAAGCGCGCTTGTTTTCTTTGCAGCTAGTAAACCATGGTATATCCGGTGATGTTATAAGCAACATGATGGACGTGGGACGAAGGTTTTTCGAGCTCCCTTTCGAGGAACGCCAGAAACTGATGTCGACTGATATGCGCTCACCGGTTCGATACGGAACTAGTTTCAACCAGACAAAAGACGGCGTCTTTTGCTGGAGAGACTTTCTCAAACTTGTTTGTCATCCTCTATCAGATGTCCTACCTCACTGGCCTTCTTCTCCATTGGACTTTAGGTAACAACtcattattatatgtttttcgAGTGATTAGACATGCATGCATCATCTCTAATTGTAATTAGCATGCATCATTTTTCAGATAATTTAGTTTAGTGCATGTTTTTATATGTTAGTACAATAAGTTTTCCCTGTTAATCAAGTACCTACCTCATACGTGTCAATGAGTCACTTATAATTGTTAACATTTTAAGCACCATTCTTTATTACCCGAACAGGAATAAGGGAGTTGCGTACGCAAATGAATCCAAAGCGGTGTTCCTCAAGTTAGTAGAAGCCATCCTAGAAAGCCTTGAATTAACAACTATGGGGAAAAGGACGCGAGAAACggaagaaattttaaaagaattcgAAGACGGGAGCCACCTCATGGTTCTTAACTGCTATCCGCCCTGCCCACAACCGGAGCTCACATTCGGAATGCCTCCTCATTCCGACTATGGATTCGTCACACTCGTCCTCCAAGATGAAGTCGCGGGTCTTCAAATAATGGAGCAAAACATATGGCACACAGTTCAACCGGTTCCCAATTCTTTCGTCGTCAATGTAGGAGATCACCTTGAGGTAAATGATCACATGTTCATCTCTGGTTCAAATTCGGATTTAAATGGATTTTAATTAATCACTACAACAAACTGACCTATTTACGACGGAAACTAAGAGATCGTTtaaatgagtttaaaataagtgttttttgcttaaagtaaaaatgtGAAGTAGAAATCAGAAGCAAGTtaggacttataagtgattaaattgtttgagaaataagtagaagtgttgaaacaaaaactagtaatcctaactttttttaagtacttcttgactttttacacaaacgatacaaataagtgcttctaacttataaacccagaagtCGGGTTTATAATCGACTGCCAAACATCCCGCAAGtcttaattgaatttttttggacAGATATTTAGCAATGGGAGATACAAGAGTGTATTACATAGAGTTCTTGCAAATTCTCGGAAGTCTCGGATATCAGTAGCTTCGTTGCATAGTCTTCCTTTCGAAAGCACGGTTCGGCCATGGCCGAAGCTAATCGACGAGAAGAATCCGAGACAATACATGGACACGCATTTCTCCGATTTCCAGAACTACCTTGACTTATGTGATGCGAAGAAAAAGAATTTCCTAGAATCTAGGAAATTGACCAAATTAAAGATAGCGGATAATACAAGTCTAGAGTCTTGAAGACAGAGGGGCCAGAAGAGAACAAGGGAATGATTCTCATTTTTATTGGCTTTGTAGCATGATACATACGATTattcaatatttattttgtatctaaatattaaattttttattgatgtgTATTTTATAAAGTTGAAACAAACCTCAAATTATTAACTACAACTTTGATTGTGAAACAAGTAATTAGTCGTTTTATATTCAGATCACTTCACATATCTTTTGTCCGTCTTAATTATTTACATTGAGGACACGGTTTCGACACACATTTTATGactttcataaaatatagtttgataaaatagattttgaataaaagttgaGTAAATAACAAGTGGGTGGTCTGAGTtttcaaatttttcaaaaacttggcttggctttgaaAATAGCAGGATAATGGCCGGAGTTTATTTCTATCTTTTAATAAGGTGGCGTCCGTCACACGTGGTCGGCGTAGCTCCATTAactctaaaaaattataaaaaataaatgacaaGGAGGTGGCCCGAGTTTTTCAGAAGTTGCAAAAAATTGTCTAGACTTTAAAAATAGCTGGATATATAGTGGCGGGAGTTTAAATCCGCCTTTCAATAAGGTGGTGCCTTATAAATAACCACTAACGACTCTAATGAAGTCGGTCGATAAAAAACAATAATCATGAgcagtatattatatataatatatatcgtCTACATAGAAGCTCAATCACGTATCAAaacaaatttcattctttcttGTATTCTAAACAGAACAGCGAGAGACATAATTTACTATCATTGTTGTAGGATTGAAGCAGAGTGGGTGGCCTATGTTTCTGGCCCTTGTTTTTAGAATGTAAGGAAGAAAGAAAATTAATCTGGTTGATTAAGCTTTtgtgtatattgtatatatacattACACTAATTATaactattgtttttttttataccgAAAATCCTCACTTGTCCTTGTCCAAAATTCTATTAGGGCCATTAGTAACATCGCAATTGACGTTCACATAAGCATAATCTGTAATCTAATGTTTAGAAGTATCAACTGATATTAGGGTAACAATTACCTcaaaatatgaacaaatttttgttATGGAAGATAAAATCTTTTGATATCCACTACCATCCCATAATCGATAAAAGTCTTATTTATAGATCAcgcaaaatatcaaataaatcatTCTGAAAGACACTACTAGTGACAGACACAGTacaaaaacataattttaaaacataatataataacatttcaaaaatatggacaggattaaaaatcttgataacaaggtactcaaTAAAATTTCAtccaaacaaaagaaaatacttGTTTACATGattgtgtacaaaattttatacataataatatatgatgtgttttaattggaatgaactCCTGTATTTACATCAATAATCCAAATGAAAACATTTCACCTCgattatcatattattatgttataaattttttgtacATAATTACGTGCACCTAACACTACACAAACTAAAAGGATCATGGTAGCCGTAaattgatactccctctgtccccctcatttctttacgttaatTTTTGGCATTTTTTCACGCTCATTTAAAGCATAGTTccgtaatatatttttgaatttttttgttctgaataaaatttcgatttttaaacttttattcaagaaaaataaaatttaaaaattatgaaactatatcttATAatagtctcaaaatacgtgcaagaCGGAGCGAGTAATAATGTGTATGGCATAAAACTATTAAACCAGACACTGCTTCTTCTCGTACGCCTGTTGTCGGTAGACGCATACATGCAATGAATCTACCTTTGTGCATAATGTAGTTGACTTATTGTTATTGAGAATTTGAGATTGACTTGTTTTGATATTATCAACTTAGCTGTCAACTCAGCTGACATTGAATAAAAATACTATTTGTGCTTGTCATTTACAAGTCGCAAACTATTGTTGATTTGTGTGTGAATGGTGCAAACATGtgattgaaattatatttcactagaaaatcaaaaatactaaatacaaaattattaaaatttgattattaatatatctTAACTGAAAATCGGTCCTCAATAGTCAATTCGAACCTGTTATCCAATTTGCCTGATCCATCTGCATACATGGAAACTAATTTAAGCTTTTTCCGTTccataaaatagtatatatatgaaatgtgatattgaaattaaaaaaaagtataatttactcgagaaatataaaaaaagtggaTAAAGTTTAGAGACCGTCTAATATTTAATATGCAAAATGAGTATAGCAGAATAAAGTAATAGATGtagttaaaattttgtattataaaattttattattttagaatatatataattaaatggatatctcaaaatgaaaactgtatagaaatgaaaataacaaaataagtaTGAGCaatctttttatatatgtagtgATCGACGAATAATTTAAAAGCGCCAAAATATGTTACTTTCTTCATTCTACTTATTtccatatattttattaatgttcgACATGCACTTTAATATTTCtatagaatataatttataacttaattttaaattattattttctgaataaatttgaaatattatttttttatttagaaaaaagaaaatcttaaaaccAAGTTATAGATTGTActatacaaaatattaaaatgtccGCCACCAAGGCCAGTCCTTGAGTAATGCGAACGCTTAGGACACCACTATCTCGGGACACCAAAAAATCTAtgcatatgtaatatataacgATAAAATCATGCATTTGTATATTTATGTGTATTTGAATTGATTgtgttattaattttaaaataatatttttgatcatGTCAAtgtataatttgaatatatgtaaattttctttttacgaTCTTGAACAATAGAagcatcatttttaaaattaatctatGACGCCCAAATCTCTAGGATCGGCTGTGTTTGCCGCATCCACCTCTCGTCCCAAATATATACAATTGAGTGGAAGAGATTATTAATAAATGGGAACACAGGTTTGTGCAAGAGTACCAACGCCGGTCgtaaaaatatagccaatcacTGGGTGACCTCTGAAGAACGGAACATGATCAACATCACTCAAGACTTGCCCGTCTTTGGTCTTTGTGTTATTTTCTTTGATGCAGAACCAATGAAACCAAATATTGAGAGAGAAACAAGACTTTGTAATTTGTACCTTCAACACAGAACAAAGTCCCGGTCTCAAAATTCCGAAGACCGGTTCCGAATCCGACTTCAAAGACTCGACATTCatttatttcattt
Coding sequences:
- the LOC108222105 gene encoding probable 2-oxoglutarate-dependent dioxygenase SLC1 isoform X1 — translated: MTYVHNSLLISINIKLHRYVLHFVCPPKVMTAAEAFVKEEGHQSDDEDSFYFKGVKHLCETGVTHVPSKYILPVSDRPHLINEQDDVQELNLKLPIIDFAELHGSNRSRVLDSLRSACENHGFFQLVNHGISGDVISNMMDVGRRFFELPFEERQKLMSTDMRSPVRYGTSFNQTKDGVFCWRDFLKLVCHPLSDVLPHWPSSPLDFRNKGVAYANESKAVFLKLVEAILESLELTTMGKRTRETEEILKEFEDGSHLMVLNCYPPCPQPELTFGMPPHSDYGFVTLVLQDEVAGLQIMEQNIWHTVQPVPNSFVVNVGDHLEIFSNGRYKSVLHRVLANSRKSRISVASLHSLPFESTVRPWPKLIDEKNPRQYMDTHFSDFQNYLDLCDAKKKNFLESRKLTKLKIADNTSLES
- the LOC108222105 gene encoding probable 2-oxoglutarate-dependent dioxygenase SLC1 isoform X2; the encoded protein is MTAAEAFVKEEGHQSDDEDSFYFKGVKHLCETGVTHVPSKYILPVSDRPHLINEQDDVQELNLKLPIIDFAELHGSNRSRVLDSLRSACENHGFFQLVNHGISGDVISNMMDVGRRFFELPFEERQKLMSTDMRSPVRYGTSFNQTKDGVFCWRDFLKLVCHPLSDVLPHWPSSPLDFRNKGVAYANESKAVFLKLVEAILESLELTTMGKRTRETEEILKEFEDGSHLMVLNCYPPCPQPELTFGMPPHSDYGFVTLVLQDEVAGLQIMEQNIWHTVQPVPNSFVVNVGDHLEIFSNGRYKSVLHRVLANSRKSRISVASLHSLPFESTVRPWPKLIDEKNPRQYMDTHFSDFQNYLDLCDAKKKNFLESRKLTKLKIADNTSLES